One region of Kazachstania africana CBS 2517 chromosome 3, complete genome genomic DNA includes:
- the MIC19 gene encoding Mic19p (similar to Saccharomyces cerevisiae YFR011C; ancestral locus Anc_1.370) translates to MGSQSSKSRLDSFHIELSEEFLSKLNNSDDTDFSRREKLHKYIEERISDRLAEIEKLTLSDFNEKLENDLLKTDADSDTTLSSKILDEKINNLNTKIQLFESLDKDRKIKFIESDKDDIKNKLTQCLLENKGKPLNCYELMQQFKQLVSNQ, encoded by the coding sequence ATGGGATCgcaatcttcaaaatctagACTTGACTCATTTCACATTGAACTTTCAGAAGagtttctttcaaaactgAACAACTCCGATGACACAGATTTCTCGAGGAGGGAGAAACTACACAAATATATAGAAGAAAGGATAAGTGACAGATTAGCTGagatagaaaaattaacttTGTCTGActttaatgaaaaactCGAAAATGACTTACTGAAAACTGATGCAGATAGTGACACTACCCTAAGTTCCAAGATTTTagatgaaaagattaataaTCTCAATACAAAAATACAGTTGTTCGAGAGCCTCGACAAGGACagaaagataaaatttatCGAAAGTGATAAGGACGacattaaaaataaattaactCAATGTTTGCTGGAAAACAAGGGTAAACCTTTGAATTGTTATGAGCTTATGCAACAGTTCAAGCAGTTGGTATCGAATCAATGA